A window of Streptomyces gilvosporeus contains these coding sequences:
- a CDS encoding HpcH/HpaI aldolase/citrate lyase family protein, with protein MTPAQCADLPPLTWLYVPGDRPGTVAKARDCGADVLVVDLEDAVAGDRKEYALHATADLLADPAPGPPVHVRVNALDGPLAEREIRTLAGLPGLAGLRLPKGQHPAEVRRAAAWADGGSRAAGPALYALLESALGIEHAYAIATAHPTLRGLALGEADLRAELGVRDEAGLAWPRSRAVVAARAAGLAAPPQSVHPDVRDTEGLARSCAQGRDLGFWGRAAIHPRQLPVIEAAYLPSAAEIEAAHQIVGAAAAEEGALALPDGRFVDAAVVAGARRVLALAARAGVASR; from the coding sequence GTGACCCCCGCGCAGTGCGCCGACCTGCCGCCGCTGACCTGGCTGTATGTGCCCGGCGACCGGCCGGGGACGGTGGCCAAGGCGCGGGACTGCGGGGCGGATGTGCTGGTGGTCGACCTGGAGGACGCGGTCGCCGGGGACCGCAAGGAGTACGCGCTGCACGCCACCGCCGACCTGCTGGCCGACCCGGCGCCGGGACCCCCGGTCCACGTACGCGTCAATGCGCTGGACGGCCCGCTCGCCGAACGCGAGATCCGCACCCTGGCGGGGCTGCCGGGACTGGCGGGGCTGCGGCTGCCCAAGGGGCAGCACCCGGCCGAGGTCCGCCGCGCGGCGGCCTGGGCCGACGGCGGGAGCCGCGCGGCGGGGCCCGCACTGTACGCCCTGCTCGAATCCGCCCTCGGCATCGAGCACGCCTACGCCATCGCCACCGCCCATCCGACGCTGCGCGGGCTGGCGCTGGGCGAGGCGGATCTGCGCGCGGAGCTGGGGGTACGGGACGAGGCGGGGCTGGCCTGGCCGCGCAGCCGGGCGGTGGTCGCGGCCCGGGCGGCCGGTCTGGCGGCGCCGCCGCAGTCGGTCCATCCCGACGTCCGCGATACGGAGGGCCTGGCGCGGTCCTGTGCCCAGGGCCGGGACCTGGGCTTCTGGGGCCGGGCGGCGATCCATCCGCGGCAGCTGCCGGTGATCGAGGCGGCCTATCTCCCGTCGGCCGCGGAGATCGAGGCGGCGCACCAGATCGTGGGGGCCGCGGCGGCGGAGGAGGGCGCGCTGGCGCTGCCCGACGGGCGGTTCGTGGATGCGGCGGTGGTGGCGGGGGCGCGGCGGGTGTTGGCACTGGCGGCACGCGCCGGAGTGGCCTCCCGGTAG